One segment of Neodiprion fabricii isolate iyNeoFabr1 chromosome 1, iyNeoFabr1.1, whole genome shotgun sequence DNA contains the following:
- the LOC124187911 gene encoding uncharacterized protein LOC124187911: DSELRDELWFIEFGRGAALPLTPEEAPVDGEPIVPCAQGRIVIETARPAPPHFATCSTYRRRPRLLGANSVSSFGYTDGGKGAVPRGATLPQSPAARPEDLRVTPWYLDEPPGTPLANDHSAHPLLLMHHGDRDSGRGELSSTQNSSVEGEFPRPSGALQRKAYMDLRDAIALLDETCPNPDASEPSPRTPRTPLTPHPKSKRARSKSSDNSSNYSNERLSEKSMDPSRSQEREKKRPFLRKIGISKTEDRPFLAKFAPRIIGKPYLEKIGPSKAVERPFLEKIGSSKTVDKFTFNLPASKVHSSTSKNPPEEPVRSPAPRLVPRDARISFRKRSGKGQLQKMYSFETEDLNSFKGSMSPMKSPRDPLRGASLDDVLESGPSSLPPLDVTEEPNEFPEPEVKSQSVAELVKCRIMSSEEIISSSSCLSSPQEAVGWGNSPKRKKDAASRTPNSPTKRRISADSPEPPTKELAVLKPGESSPTKSRHPVFVQGSATLPKQKDSESSRRQRSEDILDKMQDTGRGNDRANFERRGISSDNLKLSREMFIAAAFDPPSRYQSQDICQRRKETGGSRRSEFPVSEKETSREAFKQLHSKFEAGDVSPSAMSCSVRSRLQLYQGERTENSTSNERSVEGEEEEAHGEEGRARMTGRTVRSVLRKQKSIDQQGDVQEGEARSLRKPKRRIFHEPSQETMDLLTELRRVKSLLKTPSIEKLDTAEEMQPHRFPKKVLLTDREFCLSIERENSLRRPNSNPEPEAEDPQPCTLPGPALFEKRCLSLDYADEEKLPRPETRAISLASARSPPSETETTNSLDFGLICDSKSYCSDVFNTPSDEVEACKEKTPEGIAEIDAFGDQSEAKPDRNHCAEVDIAIPIDQKASPRRRVQIQARTSDLYEIISPRSTPFRVKKRLSKISVEETMKQESFTIGKTAVDCRSIVVQKRNKCLPL, from the coding sequence GACAGCGAGTTGAGGGACGAGCTGTGGTTCATCGAGTTTGGTAGGGGTGCGGCGCTGCCGTTGACGCCCGAAGAGGCCCCGGTGGACGGAGAGCCGATCGTGCCCTGCGCGCAGGGAAGAATCGTTATAGAAACAGCGCGGCCAGCGCCCCCCCATTTTGCGACCTGCTCGACGTACCGGAGGCGGCCGAGGCTGCTGGGGGCTAACAGCGTGTCGAGTTTCGGGTACACGGACGGGGGCAAGGGCGCCGTACCGAGGGGTGCTACCCTCCCTCAAAGTCCCGCAGCCCGTCCCGAGGACCTAAGAGTGACCCCCTGGTACCTGGACGAGCCGCCAGGCACGCCCCTGGCCAACGACCACAGCGCGCACCCTCTCCTCCTCATGCACCACGGGGACCGGGACTCGGGTCGGGGCGAGCTTTCCTCGACGCAGAACAGCAGCGTAGAAGGCGAGTTCCCGCGGCCCTCGGGAGCCCTGCAGCGGAAGGCCTACATGGACTTGAGGGACGCGATCGCGCTGCTCGACGAGACCTGCCCGAACCCGGATGCCTCCGAACCTTCGCCCAGGACTCCGAGGACCCCGCTGACCCCACATCCGAAGAGCAAGAGGGCCCGCTCGAAGAGCAGTGACAACTCGTCCAACTACAGCAACGAACGTCTCAGCGAAAAGTCGATGGATCCATCGCGGAGTCAGGAGCGAGAGAAGAAGCGACCCTTCCTGAGGAAGATCGGGATATCGAAGACCGAGGACAGGCCGTTTTTGGCCAAGTTCGCGCCCAGGATCATCGGTAAACCTTATCTCGAGAAAATCGGGCCCAGCAAGGCGGTGGAGAGACCGTTTCTCGAGAAAATTGGATCCTCAAAGACCGTTGACAAGTTCACCTTCAATCTTCCCGCGTCGAAGGTGCACTCTTCGACCTCTAAGAACCCGCCCGAGGAACCGGTCAGGTCGCCAGCGCCCAGGCTGGTCCCGAGGGACGCGAGGATCTCGTTCAGGAAGCGGTCCGGCAAGGGTCAGCTGCAGAAAATGTACTCCTTTGAGACCGAGGATCTGAACAGTTTCAAGGGTTCGATGAGCCCGATGAAAAGCCCGCGGGATCCGCTGCGAGGCGCCTCTCTCGACGACGTCCTCGAGTCGGGACCGAGCTCCCTGCCGCCGCTTGACGTCACCGAAGAGCCGAACGAATTCCCGGAACCGGAGGTCAAGTCGCAGAGCGTCGCGGAGCTGGTAAAGTGCCGGATAATGTCCAGCGAGGAGATCATCTCCTCGAGCTCGTGCCTCAGCTCGCCCCAGGAGGCCGTCGGCTGGGGCAACTCgccgaagagaaaaaaggacGCGGCTTCGCGGACCCCAAACTCACCGACGAAGCGGCGGATATCCGCGGACTCGCCGGAACCACCGACGAAGGAACTGGCAGTCTTGAAGCCCGGCGAAAGCTCGCCGACCAAGTCCAGGCACCCCGTCTTCGTTCAAGGAAGCGCGACGCTTCCGAAGCAGAAGGACTCCGAGTCCTCAAGACGGCAGAGGTCCGAGGACATCTTGGACAAGATGCAGGATACCGGCCGAGGAAACGATCGCGCGAACTTTGAGCGCCGCGGCATATCCTCCGACAACCTTAAACTCTCGAGGGAGATGTTCATCGCTGCGGCCTTTGACCCACCGTCGCGGTACCAGAGCCAGGACATCTGCCAGCGGAGGAAGGAGACCGGGGGTAGCAGGAGATCGGAATTTCCCGTTTCGGAAAAGGAGACGTCGCGGGAAGCGTTCAAGCAGCTCCACAGCAAGTTCGAAGCCGGTGACGTATCGCCGTCGGCGATGAGCTGCTCCGTCAGGTCGAGGCTCCAGCTCTACCAGGGCGAAAGGACGGAGAACTCGACCTCGAACGAGCGCTCAGTCGAaggcgaggaggaggaggctcACGGTGAAGAGGGTAGAGCCAGGATGACCGGACGAACGGTGCGCTCGGTACTGAGGAAGCAAAAGAGCATCGACCAGCAGGGTGACGTTCAGGAGGGTGAAGCGAGATCGTTGCGCAAGCCGAAGCGGCGGATCTTCCACGAACCGAGCCAAGAGACGATGGACCTTCTGACCGAGCTGCGGAGGGTGAAGAGCCTCTTGAAGACACCGTCGATCGAGAAACTCGACACGGCGGAGGAGATGCAGCCCCACAGATTCCCAAAGAAGGTCCTCCTTACCGACCGGGAGTTCTGTTTGTCCATCGAGCGCGAGAACAGCCTGAGGAGGCCCAACTCAAACCCGGAACCGGAAGCGGAGGATCCACAGCCCTGCACGCTTCCCGGACCCGCGCTCTTCGAGAAGAGGTGCTTGTCGCTGGATTACGCCGACGAGGAGAAGCTGCCGAGGCCGGAAACGCGAGCGATATCGCTGGCCTCGGCCAGGAGTCCACCGTCCGAGACGGAGACCACGAATTCTCTCGACTTTGGCCTGATATGCGACTCGAAGAGCTACTGCTCCGACGTCTTCAACACTCCGTCCGACGAGGTAGAGGCCTGCAAGGAGAAGACGCCAGAGGGGATCGCGGAGATCGACGCATTCGGCGATCAGAGTGAAGCGAAGCCTGACCGAAACCACTGCGCGGAAGTCGACATCGCCATTCCCATCGATCAGAAGGCCAGCCCCAGACGGAGGGTCCAGATTCAGGCGAGGACGAGCGACCTCTACGAGATCATTTCCCCCAGGTCCACGCCGTTCAGGGTCAAGAAAAGACTGAGCAAGATATCAGTCGAGGAAACGATGAAGCAGGAGAGTTTCACCATCGGGAAAACCGCCGTCGACTGCAGGTCAATCGTTGTGCAGAAGAGGAACAAGTGCTTACCTTTATAA
- the LOC124188195 gene encoding transcription factor AP-1, translating to MVRNSVQMEQTFYEESAIYAAANRADSGMGQLKRSLTLDLNGQRATQAKRPRLGPLPPALNNAAPVLSSPDLNMLKLGSPELEKLIIAQQNGLVTTMPTPTTQILFPKTVTEEQELYARGFVDALNELHHSDSSQEPGSIHGATYTNLEPPGSVQSTESLSQSLMMIKDEPQTVPSVSSSPPMSPIDMESQERIKLERKRQRNRVAASKCRRRKLERISRLEDKVKILKGENSELSAVVNRLKEHVCRLKEQVMDHVHSGCHIMPVSQF from the coding sequence ATGGTGCGTAACTCGGTGCAGATGGAGCAAACGTTTTACGAGGAGAGTGCGATATACGCGGCGGCTAATCGCGCGGACAGCGGAATGGGCCAGCTTAAACGGAGCCTGACTTTAGACCTGAACGGTCAGCGCGCGACGCAGGCGAAAAGGCCCAGACTAGGGCCCCTGCCACCTGCGCTGAACAACGCGGCGCCGGTGCTGAGCTCGCCGGACCTAAACATGCTGAAGCTGGGCTCGCCGGAGCTGGAGAAGCTGATAATAGCGCAACAGAACGGGCTCGTGACGACGATGCCGACGCCGACGACGCAGATACTGTTCCCGAAGACGGTTACGGAGGAACAGGAGCTCTACGCGAGGGGATTCGTCGACGCCCTGAACGAGCTCCACCACTCGGACAGCTCCCAGGAACCCGGCAGCATCCACGGGGCGACTTACACGAACCTCGAGCCGCCGGGTAGCGTCCAGAGCACGGAGTCGCTGAGCCAGAGTCTGATGATGATCAAGGACGAGCCGCAGACGGTGCCCTCGGTGTCGAGCTCGCCGCCGATGTCTCCGATCGACATGGAGAGCCAGGAGCGAATAAAGCTCGAGCGAAAGCGGCAACGGAACCGCGTGGCCGCCTCCAAGTGCCGAAGGCGCAAGCTCGAGCGGATATCGAGGCTCGAGGACAAGGTGAAGATACTCAAGGGCGAGAACAGCGAGCTGAGCGCAGTCGTAAACCGGCTCAAGGAGCACGTATGCCGCCTCAAGGAGCAGGTCATGGACCACGTGCACTCGGGCTGCCACATAATGCCCGTAAGCCAGTTCTGA